In the genome of Phalacrocorax aristotelis chromosome 22, bGulAri2.1, whole genome shotgun sequence, one region contains:
- the VPS11 gene encoding vacuolar protein sorting-associated protein 11 homolog isoform X2, whose amino-acid sequence MAAYLQWRRFVFFDRETVKEAAGPDGAGGKPFALPPGIAVCDSGRGSLVFGDMEGQIWFLPRSLQLSSFQAYKLRVTHLYQLKQHSILVSVGEDEEGINPLVKVWNLEKRDSGNPLCTRIFPAIPGNKPTVVSCLTVHENLNFMAIGFADGSVVLTKGDITRDRHSKTQILHEGSYPVTGLAFRQSGKTTHLFVVTTENIQSYMLSVKDYPHLELDTHGCGLRCSSLSDPSQDLQFIVAGNECVYLYQPDERGPCFAFEGQKLIVHWYRGYLVIVSKDRKTSPKSEFAGNEAQNSDKQVLNIYDLCNKFIAYSSIFDDVVDVLAEWGSLYVLTRDGKIHVLQEKDTQTKLEMLFRKNLFEMAINLAKSHHLDSDGLSEIFRQYGDHLYNKGNHDGAIQQYIRTIGKLEPSYVIRKFLDAQRIHNLTAYLQTLHLQSLANADHTTLLLNCYTKLKDSSKLEEFIKTSESEVRFDVETAIKVLRQAGYYSHAVYLAEKHAHHEWYLKIQLEDIKNYQEALRYIGKLPFDQAESNMKRYGKILMHHVPNETTELLKILCTDYQPSGDNEGPGMLEGKKANSEEFIPVFANNSRELKAFLEHMTEVQADSPQGVYDTLLELRLQNWAHEQDEQVKEKLHNEALTLLKSGRFKTVFDKALVLCQMHNFKDGVLYLYEQGKLFQQIMHYHMQNEQYKKVIEVCELYGDQEACLWEQALGYFARKEEDCKEYIAAVLKHIENKNLMPPLLVVQTLAHNSTATLSVIKDYLVNKLQKQSRQIEQDEQRIQKYREETTRIRQEIEELKTSPKIFQKTKCSICTSALELPSVHFLCGHSFHQHCFESYSESDSECPTCMPENHKVTDMIRAQEQKRDLHDQFQHQLKCSNDGFSVVADYFGRGVFNKLTLITDLPSGKAATTIEAGLQRELLIHTKRST is encoded by the exons ATGGCTGCCTACCTGCAGTGGCGCCGCTTCGTCTTCTTCGACAGGGAGACGGTGaaggaggcggcggggccggatGGGGCCGGCGGGAAGCCCTTCGCGCTGCCGCCGGGCATCGCCGTCTGCGACTCGGGCCGGGGCAGCCTCGTCTTCGGGG ATATGGAAGGTCAGATCTGGTTTTTGCCTCGCTCCCTTCAGCTCAGCAGTTTCCAAGCTTACAAGCTGAGGGTAACGCACCTGTACCAGCTGAAGCAGCACAGTATCTTGGTTTCTGTCGGTGAGGATGAAGAGGGCATTAACCCATTG GTTAAAGTCTGGAACCTGGAGAAACGGGACAGCGGCAACCCTCTTTGCACACGAATTTTTCCAGCGATACCGGGTAACAAGCCCACAGTTGTGTCCTGCCTAACCGTCCACGAGAATCTTAATTTCATGGCTATCG GCTTTGCAGATGGTAGTGTTGTACTTACAAAAGGAGACATCACTCGAGACCGGCACAGTAAGACCCAGATCCTACATGAAGGCAGTTATCCCGTTACCGGCCTTGCTTTCCGACAGTCTGGCAAAACAACGCACCTGTTTGTGGTGACCACGGAGAACATCCAG TCTTACATGCTTTCAGTGAAGGACTATCCTCACCTGGAGCTGGACACTCACGGTTGTGGATTGCGCTGTTCATCCCTCAGCGACCCCTCCCAGGATCTCCAGTTCATTGTGGCAGGAAACGAATGCGTGTACCTTTACCAACCAGACGAACGTGGCCCTTGCTTTGCCTTCGAGGGACAGAAGCTGATTGTTCATTGGTATCGGGGGTACCTCGTCATTGTCTCCAAGGACCGAAAGACTTCTCCGAA GTCAGAGTTTGCTGGGAATGAGGCACAGAATTCGGACAAGCAAGTCCTGAATATCTATGACTTGTGCAACAAATTCATTGCGTACAGCTCCATCTTCGATGATGTAGTGGACGTCTTAGCAGAGTGGGGTTCTCTGTATGTGCTGACCAGAGACGGGAAGATTCACGTGCTGCAGGAGAAGGATACACAAACCAAACTTGAG ATGCTATTCAGAAAGAACTTGTTTGAAATGGCCATTAACCTGGCCAAGAGCCACCACTTGGACAGCGATGGCTTGTCAGAGATTTTCCGGCAGTATGGCGATCATCTGTATAACAAGGGGAACCACGATGGAGCCATCCAGCAGTATATCCG AACTATAGGGAAGCTGGAACCGTCTTACGTTATTCGGAAATTCCTGGACGCTCAGCGCATCCACAACCTCACTGCTTATCTGCAGACGCTCCACCTGCAGTCCCTGGCCAATGCAGACCATACTACGCTTCTGCTGAATTGCTATACCAAACTCAAAGACAGCTCCAAACTGGAGGAGTTCATTAAG ACGAGTGAGAGCGAGGTCCGCTTTGATGTGGAAACGGCAATCAAGGTGCTTCGTCAAGCAGGTTACTACTCCCATGCTGTGTACCTGGCGGAGAAGCACGCACATCATGAATGGTACCTCAAAATCCAGCTAGAGGACATCAAG AACTACCAAGAGGCTTTGCGCTACATTGGAAAGCTGCCTTTTGATCAGGCGGAGAGCAACATGAAGCGGTACGGTAAAATCCTGATGCACCATGTCCCTAACGAGACCACGGAATTGCTGAAGATCCTTTGCACTGATTACCAGCCGTCAGGAGACAACGAAGGCCCTGGGATGCTGGAAGGGAAAAAG GCTAATTCGGAGGAGTTTATTCCGGTCTTTGCAAACAACTCCCGAGAACTGAAGGCTTTTCTGGAGCACATGACTGAGGTGCAGGCTGACTCTCCGCAGGGTGTCTATGACACTTTACTGGAACTTCGGCTCCAGAACTGGGCACACGAACAAGACGAGCAG GTCAAGGAGAAGCTGCACAATGAAGCCCTCACCCTCCTGAAGAGCGGAAGGTTCAAAACGGTCTTTGATAAGGCCTTGGTCTTGTGTCAGATGCACAATTTCAAGGATGGTGTCCTCTACCTCTATGAGCAGGGCAAACT CTTCCAACAGATCATGCACTACCACATGCAGAATGAGCAGTACAAGAAGGTGATCGAGGTGTGCGAGTTGTACGGAGACCAAGAGGCTTGTCTCTGGGAACAGGCTCTCGGCTACTTTGCACGGAAGGAGGAGGACTGCAAAGAGTACATTGCTGCGGTGCTGAAACACATAGAGAACAAGAATCTTATGCCTCCGCTGCTTG TTGTGCAGACGCTGGCTCATAACTCCACGGCCACACTCTCTGTGATTAAGGATTATCTTGTCAAcaagctgcagaagcagagccGCCAGATAGAGCAGGATGAGCAGAGAATTCAAAAATACCGAGAAGAAACTACGAGGATCCGCCAGGAGATTGAAGAGCTAAAAACAAG TCCCAAGATCTTCCAGAAGACCAAATGTAGCATTTGCACGAGTGCCCTGGAGCTGCCATCAGTCCACTTCCTGTGTGGTCATTCTTTCCACCAGCATTGCTTTGAAAGCTACTCGGAGAGCGATTCAGAATGTCCAACTTGCATGCCAGAAAATCACAAAGTGACGGACATGATCCGagcccaggagcagaagagagatCTGCATGACCAGTTTCAGCATCAG CTCAAGTGTTCCAACGATGGCTTCTCCGTTGTCGCCGACTACTTCGGTCGAGGCGTCTTCAATAAGCTTACCCTCATCACGGACTTGCCCTCGGGAAAGGCGGCAACAACGATTGAAGCCGGCCTGCAGCGGGAGCTGCTCATCCACACCAAGCGCAGCACCTGA
- the VPS11 gene encoding vacuolar protein sorting-associated protein 11 homolog isoform X1, giving the protein MAAYLQWRRFVFFDRETVKEAAGPDGAGGKPFALPPGIAVCDSGRGSLVFGDMEGQIWFLPRSLQLSSFQAYKLRVTHLYQLKQHSILVSVGEDEEGINPLVKVWNLEKRDSGNPLCTRIFPAIPGNKPTVVSCLTVHENLNFMAIGFADGSVVLTKGDITRDRHSKTQILHEGSYPVTGLAFRQSGKTTHLFVVTTENIQSYMLSVKDYPHLELDTHGCGLRCSSLSDPSQDLQFIVAGNECVYLYQPDERGPCFAFEGQKLIVHWYRGYLVIVSKDRKTSPKSEFAGNEAQNSDKQVLNIYDLCNKFIAYSSIFDDVVDVLAEWGSLYVLTRDGKIHVLQEKDTQTKLEMLFRKNLFEMAINLAKSHHLDSDGLSEIFRQYGDHLYNKGNHDGAIQQYIRTIGKLEPSYVIRKFLDAQRIHNLTAYLQTLHLQSLANADHTTLLLNCYTKLKDSSKLEEFIKTSESEVRFDVETAIKVLRQAGYYSHAVYLAEKHAHHEWYLKIQLEDIKNYQEALRYIGKLPFDQAESNMKRYGKILMHHVPNETTELLKILCTDYQPSGDNEGPGMLEGKKANSEEFIPVFANNSRELKAFLEHMTEVQADSPQGVYDTLLELRLQNWAHEQDEQVKEKLHNEALTLLKSGRFKTVFDKALVLCQMHNFKDGVLYLYEQGKLFQQIMHYHMQNEQYKKVIEVCELYGDQEACLWEQALGYFARKEEDCKEYIAAVLKHIENKNLMPPLLVVQTLAHNSTATLSVIKDYLVNKLQKQSRQIEQDEQRIQKYREETTRIRQEIEELKTSPKIFQKTKCSICTSALELPSVHFLCGHSFHQHCFESYSESDSECPTCMPENHKVTDMIRAQEQKRDLHDQFQHQLKCSNDGFSVVADYFGRGVFNKLTLITDLPSGKAATTIEAGLQRELLIHTKRST; this is encoded by the exons ATGGCTGCCTACCTGCAGTGGCGCCGCTTCGTCTTCTTCGACAGGGAGACGGTGaaggaggcggcggggccggatGGGGCCGGCGGGAAGCCCTTCGCGCTGCCGCCGGGCATCGCCGTCTGCGACTCGGGCCGGGGCAGCCTCGTCTTCGGGGATAT GGAAGGTCAGATCTGGTTTTTGCCTCGCTCCCTTCAGCTCAGCAGTTTCCAAGCTTACAAGCTGAGGGTAACGCACCTGTACCAGCTGAAGCAGCACAGTATCTTGGTTTCTGTCGGTGAGGATGAAGAGGGCATTAACCCATTG GTTAAAGTCTGGAACCTGGAGAAACGGGACAGCGGCAACCCTCTTTGCACACGAATTTTTCCAGCGATACCGGGTAACAAGCCCACAGTTGTGTCCTGCCTAACCGTCCACGAGAATCTTAATTTCATGGCTATCG GCTTTGCAGATGGTAGTGTTGTACTTACAAAAGGAGACATCACTCGAGACCGGCACAGTAAGACCCAGATCCTACATGAAGGCAGTTATCCCGTTACCGGCCTTGCTTTCCGACAGTCTGGCAAAACAACGCACCTGTTTGTGGTGACCACGGAGAACATCCAG TCTTACATGCTTTCAGTGAAGGACTATCCTCACCTGGAGCTGGACACTCACGGTTGTGGATTGCGCTGTTCATCCCTCAGCGACCCCTCCCAGGATCTCCAGTTCATTGTGGCAGGAAACGAATGCGTGTACCTTTACCAACCAGACGAACGTGGCCCTTGCTTTGCCTTCGAGGGACAGAAGCTGATTGTTCATTGGTATCGGGGGTACCTCGTCATTGTCTCCAAGGACCGAAAGACTTCTCCGAA GTCAGAGTTTGCTGGGAATGAGGCACAGAATTCGGACAAGCAAGTCCTGAATATCTATGACTTGTGCAACAAATTCATTGCGTACAGCTCCATCTTCGATGATGTAGTGGACGTCTTAGCAGAGTGGGGTTCTCTGTATGTGCTGACCAGAGACGGGAAGATTCACGTGCTGCAGGAGAAGGATACACAAACCAAACTTGAG ATGCTATTCAGAAAGAACTTGTTTGAAATGGCCATTAACCTGGCCAAGAGCCACCACTTGGACAGCGATGGCTTGTCAGAGATTTTCCGGCAGTATGGCGATCATCTGTATAACAAGGGGAACCACGATGGAGCCATCCAGCAGTATATCCG AACTATAGGGAAGCTGGAACCGTCTTACGTTATTCGGAAATTCCTGGACGCTCAGCGCATCCACAACCTCACTGCTTATCTGCAGACGCTCCACCTGCAGTCCCTGGCCAATGCAGACCATACTACGCTTCTGCTGAATTGCTATACCAAACTCAAAGACAGCTCCAAACTGGAGGAGTTCATTAAG ACGAGTGAGAGCGAGGTCCGCTTTGATGTGGAAACGGCAATCAAGGTGCTTCGTCAAGCAGGTTACTACTCCCATGCTGTGTACCTGGCGGAGAAGCACGCACATCATGAATGGTACCTCAAAATCCAGCTAGAGGACATCAAG AACTACCAAGAGGCTTTGCGCTACATTGGAAAGCTGCCTTTTGATCAGGCGGAGAGCAACATGAAGCGGTACGGTAAAATCCTGATGCACCATGTCCCTAACGAGACCACGGAATTGCTGAAGATCCTTTGCACTGATTACCAGCCGTCAGGAGACAACGAAGGCCCTGGGATGCTGGAAGGGAAAAAG GCTAATTCGGAGGAGTTTATTCCGGTCTTTGCAAACAACTCCCGAGAACTGAAGGCTTTTCTGGAGCACATGACTGAGGTGCAGGCTGACTCTCCGCAGGGTGTCTATGACACTTTACTGGAACTTCGGCTCCAGAACTGGGCACACGAACAAGACGAGCAG GTCAAGGAGAAGCTGCACAATGAAGCCCTCACCCTCCTGAAGAGCGGAAGGTTCAAAACGGTCTTTGATAAGGCCTTGGTCTTGTGTCAGATGCACAATTTCAAGGATGGTGTCCTCTACCTCTATGAGCAGGGCAAACT CTTCCAACAGATCATGCACTACCACATGCAGAATGAGCAGTACAAGAAGGTGATCGAGGTGTGCGAGTTGTACGGAGACCAAGAGGCTTGTCTCTGGGAACAGGCTCTCGGCTACTTTGCACGGAAGGAGGAGGACTGCAAAGAGTACATTGCTGCGGTGCTGAAACACATAGAGAACAAGAATCTTATGCCTCCGCTGCTTG TTGTGCAGACGCTGGCTCATAACTCCACGGCCACACTCTCTGTGATTAAGGATTATCTTGTCAAcaagctgcagaagcagagccGCCAGATAGAGCAGGATGAGCAGAGAATTCAAAAATACCGAGAAGAAACTACGAGGATCCGCCAGGAGATTGAAGAGCTAAAAACAAG TCCCAAGATCTTCCAGAAGACCAAATGTAGCATTTGCACGAGTGCCCTGGAGCTGCCATCAGTCCACTTCCTGTGTGGTCATTCTTTCCACCAGCATTGCTTTGAAAGCTACTCGGAGAGCGATTCAGAATGTCCAACTTGCATGCCAGAAAATCACAAAGTGACGGACATGATCCGagcccaggagcagaagagagatCTGCATGACCAGTTTCAGCATCAG CTCAAGTGTTCCAACGATGGCTTCTCCGTTGTCGCCGACTACTTCGGTCGAGGCGTCTTCAATAAGCTTACCCTCATCACGGACTTGCCCTCGGGAAAGGCGGCAACAACGATTGAAGCCGGCCTGCAGCGGGAGCTGCTCATCCACACCAAGCGCAGCACCTGA